The bacterium sequence CCCATTTCGCCCGGGCCCTGCTGGGGCCCAGGATGAAGATCCGCTTCCGCCCGCACTTCTTCCCCTTCACCGAACCCAGCGTGGAATACGATTTTTCCTGCGTGTTCTGCCAGGGCAAGGGCTGCAGGGTCTGCAAGCAGTCGGGCTGGCTGGAGATCTCCGGGGCCGGGATGGTGGACCCCAATGTCTTCAACAACGTGGGCTATGATCCGGAAATCTATTCAGGATTTGCCTGGGGCCTGGGAGTGGAAAGGGTGGCCATGCTGAAGTACGGCATCAACGACATCCGCCATTTTTATTCGGGCGATATCAGGTTCCTGGAACAATTCTAATTATAATCCCGGCTTATGGCGCCGGAGCAAAGAGGTTAAAATGAAGCCAATAAATATAGGGGACCTGAAGATCAAACTGCCCCTGGTCCAGGGTGGAATGGGGGTGGGGATCTCCCTGGCCGGGCTGGCCTCGGCGGTGGCCAACGAAGGCGGGGTGGGCACCATTGCCACGGCCGGCATCGGGATGAACGAGCCCGACTTTGCCACCAATTACCTGGAGGCCAACCTAAGGGCCTTAAGAAAAGAGATCCGCAAGGCCCGGACTATGACCCAGGGCGTGCTGGGGGTCAATATCATGGTGGCCCTTTCCAATTACGCCGACCTGGCCAAGACCTCGGTGGAGGAAGAGATCGACATCATCTTCTCCGGGGCCGGACTGCCCTTTGATCTGCCGAGATTCCTGACCCCGGATTCCAAGACCAAGCTGGTGCCCATCGTTTCCTCGGGACGGGCGGCGGCCATCATCGCCAAGAAATGGTTCGACAAATACAACTACCTGCCGGATGCGGTGGTGGTGGAGGGCCCGCTGGCCGGGGGTCACCTGGGCTTTAAGCCGGAGCATTTGGACGATCCAAAATATTCATTGAAGAACCTGATCCCCGAAGTGGTCGAGGCCCTGAAACCCTTCGTGGAAAAACATAAAAAAGCCATCCCGGTGATCGCCGGGGGCGGCATCTATACCGGGCAGGACATCCGGGAGGCCTTTGACCTGGGAGCCGATGCCGTGCAGATGGGCACCCGGTTCGTGACCACCAACGAATGCGACGCCTCCGAAGTATTCAAGCAGGCCTACCTGGATTCCAAAAAGGAGGACGTGGTGATAATCAAGAGCCCGGTGGGGATGCCGGGCCGGGCCATCCGCAACCAGTTCCTGGACGATGTTGTCAAAGGCGAGAAGAAGCCCTTCAAGTGCCCCCACCAGTGCATCGTCACCTGCGACTTCAAGAACACGCCCTACTGCATTGCCCTGGCCCTGATCAACGCCCAGCAGGGGCTGATGAAGGACGGCTTTGCCTTTGCCGGGGCCAATGCCTTCAGGAACAACTGCATCATTTCGGTAAAAGAGACCATCCAGGCCATCATCCGGGAATTCAACGAGAGCGTCAGCCTGGCCGGGGCCCAGCCGGCGGGAATTCCCATATCATAGTAAATGTCTATCTAATTGGCTCAGGCACAACACCCCAAAAGTTTTCTATCCGCTCACGCCATAGGCGGATCCGCCTATATGTACTACCTTGCGGTGGCGGAAGATTTCACAGATTTTCACAGATATTTCTAAGCCGGTTAATATTTATAGGTATAAATAGAATCGTTACCATCATTCGGCTAACGCTCACGACGGCGTCTGCGTTAATAGTTCGGTAACCACTCACTACAACGTCTGTGGATAAAGGTTCCTAAGTAAGTTAGATAATCATTTCATAGCATTTACAGAGCACCATGAAGATCTCCTATAACTGGCTTAAAGAATTCATAGACTTCAACTGGTCCGTCAAGGAACTGGCCGGAAAGCTTACCTTTGCCGGGATCGAGATCGAAGGCATCGAGGAGCTTCCGGGCGGGGACTTCCAGCTGGACCTGGAGATCACCCCCAACCGGCCCGACTGCCTTTCCTTCCTGGGCCTGGCCCGGGAGATCCGGGCTTTGAACGGGGGACGGATAAACGTACCTGAATCAAAAGTTGTAGAAGATGCAAAGGATGTAAAGGATCTGGCCAAGGTCGAGGTGGAGGACCAGCAGGGCTGTCCCCGCTATCTGGCCCGGGTGATAACCGGGGTCAAGGTGGCGGAATCGCCGGAATGGCTGAAGAAAAAACTGGAGAGCATAGGCTTGCGGCCCATCAACAATGTGGCCGACATCACCAACCTGGCGCTCTATGAATTCGGCCATCCCCTGCACGCCTTTGACCTGGACAAGCTGTCCGGCCATAAGATCATTGTGCGCCGGGCCAAACAAGGCGAAACCATGGTCACCCTGGACGGGACGGAACGCAAGCTCACACCCGAATACCTGGTCATCGCCGACTCCAATCGCC is a genomic window containing:
- a CDS encoding nitronate monooxygenase family protein, whose amino-acid sequence is MKPINIGDLKIKLPLVQGGMGVGISLAGLASAVANEGGVGTIATAGIGMNEPDFATNYLEANLRALRKEIRKARTMTQGVLGVNIMVALSNYADLAKTSVEEEIDIIFSGAGLPFDLPRFLTPDSKTKLVPIVSSGRAAAIIAKKWFDKYNYLPDAVVVEGPLAGGHLGFKPEHLDDPKYSLKNLIPEVVEALKPFVEKHKKAIPVIAGGGIYTGQDIREAFDLGADAVQMGTRFVTTNECDASEVFKQAYLDSKKEDVVIIKSPVGMPGRAIRNQFLDDVVKGEKKPFKCPHQCIVTCDFKNTPYCIALALINAQQGLMKDGFAFAGANAFRNNCIISVKETIQAIIREFNESVSLAGAQPAGIPIS
- a CDS encoding phenylalanine--tRNA ligase subunit beta codes for the protein MKISYNWLKEFIDFNWSVKELAGKLTFAGIEIEGIEELPGGDFQLDLEITPNRPDCLSFLGLAREIRALNGGRINVPESKVVEDAKDVKDLAKVEVEDQQGCPRYLARVITGVKVAESPEWLKKKLESIGLRPINNVADITNLALYEFGHPLHAFDLDKLSGHKIIVRRAKQGETMVTLDGTERKLTPEYLVIADSNRPAAIAGIMGGLESEISSATKNVLLESAYFDPTLIRRGSKTLGLKSDASYRFERGADPNILEQAVNRASRLMAEIAGGQIAKGIIDVSAQKFPASWELKLRPEKACSLLGADIKPEKMAEILNALELKSNISGNVINVQVPSFRADLTREADLIEEIGRIYGYDNLPSEGITPWPVPGVQRPR